Proteins co-encoded in one Triplophysa dalaica isolate WHDGS20190420 chromosome 16, ASM1584641v1, whole genome shotgun sequence genomic window:
- the LOC130437794 gene encoding transcriptional regulator ATRX-like, with product MASNDLSTSDERMNEPGCSTDLTKPSSSRSKRKPSFVTKHTAVEECESEGPAAADNSVDVNKLPQGTVVVKPEPLANETKDEFKGPEFRNRGTSKVKDEASRKRPEERLQEIFNCTACGQQVNHFQRDAVLQHPALHVLICKSCFKYYMSDDISKDDEGMDEQCRWCAEGGNLICCDYCSNAFCKTCILRNVGRKALSVIMSEESKWHCYMCKPEPLQDLTKTCEKVLLNLESSQKRNRGDGDKNKREERKLKRGKREKAAVNGQDHPSDGAGMLAFSYKTLTVPKELVKKTKKLVETTNGLNRTFVQFLQSTSTGLEANALSYRHLRAFGSVLADLRKAHVALEESLEKEFESKGLKFQNGEEQPRTAGCQTAGTALENHHSDGENDLDSTATHENVPIAEEMQEESHSADVEMETGDDQEQSGEDQTKEQCVTESPDAEDSPVPADETALDKDIVSVPTSVPEELFEMVESLAVKKHDENNSAESSDAKSTSNAEVNDPAKGLAKLGKKLVVKLTPVPLKITIHRDKSKEVPEDAPPQEKLNNRRSPRIKTTPLRKSPEAKSKRKARSKSKEDERGVAVKKERDSDSDEVPEILQTAAMKASSDESDSEDADDDAAAGRKKRSSSRSADKTVKRKLNRGSSDSETSDKTSKTKKRNGKKKKANESDSSNHNSDLEKQMKSLSKLDSGKKTSKGVKKEKSDCGKKGPKRSFERLRRSQKEKTDAKHDSSSSEDDDDDDDDDEQAANSGEDSDQQKIKPIIESVMANIDGFHQSSGDEMAIKAESSQMLDDDDDPENRIAKRMLLAQIKANYSSGAESSSSSEDDLDQETTKKYKDDDEDASKANEEDDETSDSGSDVDVKKRGRRHHLLRKKLTVSEGDSDDATTTKSKKERNKKSRRKVGSDDSSDSDFEQSGSASSDASALSEAVSLDEDSEASNKRKTRSSKKSSKDKERSYKKEKKKRRRIKVQDSSSDEKSGDEEDDEDGDEKGTPKGRKKIRKILKDDNLRTETRDALKEEEERRRRIAERERLREKLRETIVVEESAQVTCPITTKLVLDEDEETKEPLLQVHRNLVTKLKPHQVDGVQFMWDCCCESVRKVEKSGGSGCILAHCMGLGKTLQVVTFLHTVLLCEKLNFSTALVVCPLNTVLNWLNEFSKWQEGLKDEESLEVSELATVKRPQERAYALQRWQEDGGVIIIGYEMYRNLTQGRNIKSKKLKEIFQKTLVDPGPDFVICDEGHVLKNEASAVSKAMNSIRTRRRVVLTGTPLQNNLIEYHCMVTFIKENLLGSVKEFRNRFINPIQNGQCADSTFTDVRVMKKRAHILYEMLAGCVQRRDYTALTKFLPPKHEYVLAVRMTPIQCKLYRYYLEHFTGVGSTLEGGRGRTGTKLFQDFQMLSRIWTHPWCLQLDYISKENKGYFDEDSMEEFIASETEESSMSLTSEEEKPKRKKKRGRGKDQSSENDSDDLEVIKEWNTSSRGGNPEGRNRAEPPEEVRPSSNSGPGSPSPDWYKEFVSEADAEVLEHSGKITLLFEILRMAEAVEEKVLVFSQSLISLDLIEDFLELAGRAKEEGKPSPYKGEGKWFRNIDYYRLDGSTNAVTRKKWAEEFNDTSNVRGRLFLISTRAGSLGINLVAANRVIIFDASWNPSYDVQSIFRVYRFGQVKTVFVYRFLAQGTMEDKIYDRQVAKQSLSFRVVDQQQIERHFTMNELTELYTFEPDMLDDPSEKKSKRATPMLPKDLVLAELLHSFKDQIVGYHEHDSLLDHKEEEALSEEDRKAAWAEYEAEKKGFSARFNQPSYSQAGMGSAPGYFPFNVAALASMSNQQLEDLINQGRQKVLEATSALKSVPREPVEDIISQLWKDNPSLSESQIQSMALGRQATCEMELKHREAIYRDVLGKQQTLMMYVQKVISNRKVQEQQMAMARQGMLLNQLAMQNGLTGPMSQMDLLGLYQQLGALQGLPNPQLGKNPGPSKGV from the exons AGGAAAGACTCCAGGAGATTTTTAATTGTACCGCATGTGGACAGCAAGTGAATCATTTTCAGAGGGACGCGGTCCTTCAGCATCCGGCTCTTCACGTTCTCATCTGCAAG TCATGTTTCAAGTATTATATGAGTGATGATATCAGCAAGGATGACGAAGGGATGGATGAACAGTGCAG GTGGTGTGCAGAGGGAGGAAACCTGATTTGCTGTGACTACTGTAGCAACGCCTTCtgtaaaacatgcattttacgCAACGTTGGACGGAAAGCACTGTCGGTCATTATGAGTGAGGAAAGCAAATGGCACTGCTACATGTGCAAGCCTGAACCGCTGCAAGACTTGACCAAAACCTGTGAGAAAGTTCTGCTCAATCTAGAGTCGTCTCAGAAGAGAAACCGAGGTGACGGTGACAAGAACAAACGTGAAGAGCGGAAGCTCAAGCGTGGCAAACGGGAGAAAGCGGCCGTTAATGGACAGGATCATCCGTCGGACGGAGCCGGCATGTTAGCCTTTTCCTACAAGACACTGACCGTTCCTAAAGAACTGGTGAAAAAGACCAAGAAACTTGTCGAGACCACCAACGGTTTGAATCGCACATTCGTACAGTTTCTCCAAAGCACGTCGACGGGCCTTGAAGCTAACGCCTTAAGTTATAGACACTTGAGGGCTTTCGGATCCGTTCTGGCTGATCTTAGAAAGGCCCACGTGGCTTTAGAGGAGTCGCTGGAGAAAGAGTTTGAATCCAAAGGTCTTAAGTTTCAGAATGGAGAAGAGCAGCCGAGAACAGCCGGCTGTCAGACAGCAGGTACAGCGCTGGAAAACCATCACAGCGACGGGGAAAATGACTTGGATTCCACCGCCACACATGAGAATGTTCCGATAGCTGAGGAGATGCAGGAGGAGAGTCACTCGGCTGATGTTGAAATGGAGACTGGAGATGATCAGGAGCAGTCAGGAGAAGATCAAACCAAAGAGCAGTGTGTGACCGAAAGTCCTGACGCTGAGGACAGCCCTGTGCCAGCTGACGAAACCGCTCTCGATAAAGATATCGTGTCTGTACCCACTTCTGTTCCAGAGGAACTCTTCGAGATGGTCGAGAGTCTAGCTGTAAAGAAACATGACGAAAACAACTCTGCTGAATCTAGCGACGCCAAGTCAACGTCCAATGCTGAGGTGAACGATCCTGCCAAGGGCCTCGCGAAACTGGGTAAAAAGCTCGTAGTCAAGTTGACGCCCGTTCCTCTTAAAATCACCATACATCGAGACAAAAGCAAAGAAGTGCCAGAGGACGCGCCTCCACAGGAGAAGCTAAACAACAGACGCTCTCCCAGAATAAAGACCACGCCCTTACGCAAGTCTCCAGAGGCCAAGAGCAAACGTAAAGCCAGGTCAAAGTCAAAAGAAGATGAGCGTGGTGTTGCAGTCAAGAAGGAACGTGATTCAGACTCTGATGAGGTTCCTGAGATCCTACAGACGGCTGCTATGAAGGCCAGCTCGGATGAGAGTGACTCCGAAGACGCTGATGATGATGCTGCTGCTGGAAGGAAGAAGAGGTCATCCAGCCGGTCGGCTGACAAGACCGTAAAACGCAAACTCAACCGCGGCTCCTCCGACTCGGAGACCAGTGACAAGACTTCAAAGACTAAGAAACGTAACGGCAAAAAAAAGAAGGCCAATGAGTCTGACTCCTCCAACCACAACTCTGATCTGGAGAAGCAGATGAAGAGTCTGAGCAAGCTCGACAGCGGGAAGAAAACATCCAAGGGtgtgaagaaagaaaagagtgACTGCGGTAAGAAGGGTCCTAAACGATCGTTCGAGCGACTGCGCAGGTCACAGAAAGAAAAGACGGATGCCAAACACGATTCATCCTCCAgcgaagatgatgatgatgatgatgatgatgatgaacagGCTGCCAACTCAGGAGAAGACAGTGATCAACAGAAGATCAAACCAATAATTGAATCTGTGATGGCAAACATTGATGGGTTCCATCAGTCATCAG gTGATGAGATGGCTATAAAGGCTGAATCCTCACAGAtgcttgatgatgatgatgacccAGAGAACAG GATTGCCAAGAGAATGCTTCTGGCTCAGATCAAAGCCAACTACTCATCTGGAGCTgagtcttcatcatcatcagaagACGACCTGGACCAAGAGACGACAAAGAAATAcaaagatgatgatgaggacGCTAGCAAAGCAAATG AAGAAGACGACGAGACGTCAGACTCCGGCTCAGATGTTGACGTAAAGAAGCGTGGACGCCGTCATCATTTGCTGAGGAAGAAGCTGACGGTAAGCGAAGGAGACTCTGATGATGCGACGACAACCAAAAGCAAGaaggagagaaataaaaaaagccGAAGGAAAG TGGGCAGTGATGACTCTTCAGATTCAGACTTTGAGCAGTCTGGTTCAGCCTCCAGTGACGCCTCGGCCCTCAGTGAAGCTGTCAGTCTGGATGAGGACAGTGAGGCGAGTAACAAACGCAAAACACG ATCATCCAAAAAATCCAGTAAGGACAAAGAGAGAAGCTAcaagaaagagaagaagaaacGACGGCGTATTAAAGTTCAAGACTCATCATCAGATGAAAAG AGTGGAGACGAGGAGGATGACGAGGACGGTGATGAGAAAGGAACACCCAAAGGCCGCAAGAAGATCCGCAAGATCCTTAAAGACGACAACTTGCGGACAGAGACCAGAGACGCTCTgaaagaagaagaggagaggAGGAGACGCATCGCAGAGAGAGAGCGATTGAGAGAGAAACTCCGAGAG ACGATTGTAGTGGAGGAGTCAGCACAGGTCACATGTCCCATCACCACTAAACTGGTGCTGGATGAAGATGAGGAGACCAAAGAGCCGCTGTTGCAGGTTCACAGAAATCTGGTGACCAAACTCAAACCACATCAAGTGGACG GTGTTCAGTTTATGTGGGACTGCTGTTGTGAGTCTGTAAGAAAGGTGGAGAAGTCTGGTGGCTCCGGCTGTATTCTGGCTCATTGTATGGGTCTGGGTAAAACCCTGCAG GTGGTGACGTTTCTTCACACTGTTCTGTTGTGTGAGAAGTTGAACTTCTCCACAGCTCTGGTGGTTTGTCCTCTCAACACTGTGCTCAACTGGCTGAATGAGTTCTCTAAGTGGCAGGAGGGCCTGAAGGACGAGGAGAGTTTAGAG GTGTCAGAGCTGGCCACGGTGAAGAGACCTCAGGAGAGAGCATACGCTCTACAGCGCTGGCAGGAGGACGGCGGCGTCATAATCATTGGTTATGAGATGTACCGGAACCTGACGCAGGGCAGAAACATCAAGAGCAAGAAACTGAAGGAAATCTTCCAGAAAACTCTCGTTGATCCAG GTCCAGATTTTGTGATCTGTGACGAGGGTCACGTGCTGAAGAACGAAGCGTCTGCGGTTTCTAAAGCCATGAACTCCATCAGGACTCGACGACGAGTGGTGCTGACAGGAACCCCACTGCAGAATAATCTCATCGAGT ATCACTGTATGGTGACCTTCATCAAAGAGAATCTTCTGGGTTCAGTTAAAGAGTTCAGAAACCGCTTCATAAACCCCATTCAGAACGGTCAGTGTGCAGACTCCACCTTCACTGATGTCCGCGTCATGAAGAAACGTGCTCATATTCTTTATGAGATGTTGGCCGGATGTGTACAG AGGAGGGACTACACTGCTCTCACAAAATTCCTGCCACCCAAACACGAGTATGTGCTGGCGGTGCGAATGACGCCCATTCAGTGCAAACTCTATCGATACTACCTTGAGCATTTCACAG GTGTGGGTTCTACTCTGGAGGGAGGAAGAGGCCGCACGGGGACCAAACTCTTCCAGGATTTCCAGATGCTCAGCAGAATCTGGACTCATCCGTGGTGCCTTCAGCTAGACTACATCAGTAAAGAAAACAAG gGATACTTTGATGAGGACAGTATGGAAGAGTTCATCGCTTCAGAGACAGAGGAGTCCTCCATGAGTTTGACTTCTGAAGAGGAGAAACCCAAAAG aaagaagaAGCGTGGCAGAGGTAAAGATCAGAGTTCAGAGAATGACAGTGACGATCTGGAGGTGATAAAAGAGTGGAACACCAGCTCTCGAGGAGGAAACCCTGAGGGACGGAACCGAGCTGAGCCGCCGGAGGAGG ttcGGCCCTCGTCAAACTCTGGGCCCGGCAGCCCGTCACCAGACTGGTACAAAGAGTTTGTGTCCGAGGCTGACGCTGAAGTGCTGGAGCATTCTGGGAAGATTACACTTCTGTTTGAAATCCTGCGCATGGCTGAGGCTGTAGAGGAGAAAGT GTTGGTGTTCAGTCAGTCGCTCATATCTCTGGACCTCATTGAAGATTTTCTGGAGTTGGCGGGCAGAGCCAAAGAGGAAGGCAAACCGTCACCGTACAAAG GTGAGGGCAAGTGGTTCAGAAACATTGACTACTACAGGCTGGACGGATCCACTAATGCCGTGACCAGAAAGAAGTGGGCAGAAGAGTTTAACGACACCAGTAATGTTCG CGGTCGACTGTTCCTCATCTCAACCAGAGCCGGTTCTCTCGGCATCAACCTGGTGGCTGCCAACAGGGTCATCATATTCGACGCCTCGTGGAACCCTTCCTACGACGTTCAGAGTATTTTCAGGGTCTATCGCTTCGGGCAGGTGAAGACGGTGTTTGTCTACAGGTTTTTGGCTCAG GGAACCATGGAGGATAAGATCTATGACCGGCAGGTGGCCAAACAGTCGCTGTCTTTCCGTGTGGTCGACCAGCAGCAGATCGAGCGTCACTTCACCATGAATGAGCTGACGGAGCTCTACACATTTGAACCTGACATGCTGGACGATCCGTCTGAGAAGAAGAGCAAGAGAGCCACGCCCATGCTGCCCAAG GATCTTGTTCTGGCCGAACTGCTTCACAGTTTTAAAGATCAGATCGTGGGCTATCATGAGCACGACTCTTTGCTGGATCATAAGGAGGAGGAGGCGCTGAGCGAGGAAGATCGCAAGGCGGCTTGGGCCGAGTATGAGGCTGAGAAGAAG GGTTTCTCCGCACGATTCAACCAGCCGTCTTACTCTCAAGCTGGCATGGGATCGGCACCAGGCTACTTCCCCTTCAACGTGGCAGCCTTGGCCTCCATGAGCAACCAACAGCTGGAG GATTTGATTAACCAGGGCAGACAGAAGGTGTTGGAAGCCACCAGCGCTCTGAAGTCTGTACCCAGAGAGCCTGTGGAGGACATCATCTCACAGCTG TGGAAGGACAACCCCAGTCTGTCCGAGTCTCAGATTCAGTCCATGGCTTTGGGACGACAGGCCACCTGTGAGATGGAGCTGAAACACAGAGAGGCTATTTACCGTGATGTCCTCGGCAAACAACAAACC CTGATGATGTACGTGCAGAAGGTGATCTCCAACAGGAAGGTCCAGGAGCAGCAGATGGCTATGGCGAGACAGGGGATGCTGCTCAACCAGCTGGCCATGCAGAACGGTCTGACGGGACCCATGAGTCAGATGGATCTTCTGGGGTTATACCAGCAGCTCGGAGCCCTCCAGGGCCTGCCCAACCCTCAGCTGGGCAAGAACCCCGGCCCGTCCAAGGGTGTGTAG